A genome region from Actinobacillus arthritidis includes the following:
- a CDS encoding nucleotidyltransferase substrate binding protein → MSLSVEHLQHTADTLEQAILRLTETDPKETVLYDLFRNATIKSFELSLETTGKLLRKVLKLYSGSPREIDRLVFNDLFRYANKHGLLDEVATERWLTYRANRNITAHDYGVVFAEETLTMLPHYLVDLRTLAGVMKEVFDASAD, encoded by the coding sequence ATGAGTTTAAGTGTCGAGCATCTGCAACATACTGCAGACACTTTGGAACAAGCTATTTTACGTTTAACGGAAACGGATCCTAAAGAGACCGTGTTATATGATTTATTTCGTAATGCGACTATTAAGAGCTTTGAACTTTCTTTAGAAACGACAGGGAAATTACTTAGAAAAGTACTGAAATTGTATAGTGGTAGTCCACGAGAAATAGATCGTCTGGTATTCAATGACTTATTTCGCTATGCCAATAAACACGGTTTACTTGACGAAGTCGCGACTGAACGTTGGTTAACTTACCGAGCAAATCGTAATATTACCGCCCACGATTATGGGGTGGTTTTTGCCGAAGAAACATTAACAATGTTGCCCCACTATTTAGTTGATTTACGTACATTAGCCGGTGTAATGAAAGAGGTTTTTGATGCGTCAGCCGATTGA
- a CDS encoding nucleotidyltransferase family protein produces MRQPIEKLAVKPKHLSVILQILAENAPLAEVWAYGSRVNGNGHEGSDLDLVVKGEADLVQLQVAFQNSLLPMLVDIHQWERLPIRFHTNIQANYVVLQEKK; encoded by the coding sequence ATGCGTCAGCCGATTGAAAAATTAGCAGTTAAGCCAAAACATCTATCCGTTATTTTGCAAATTTTGGCGGAAAATGCACCGCTTGCAGAGGTGTGGGCTTATGGCAGTCGTGTAAATGGTAATGGACACGAGGGAAGTGATTTGGATCTTGTGGTAAAAGGCGAGGCTGATCTTGTTCAGTTACAAGTCGCATTCCAAAATAGCCTGTTACCAATGTTAGTAGATATTCATCAATGGGAACGATTACCTATTCGTTTTCATACCAACATACAAGCCAATTATGTTGTGTTACAAGAGAAGAAATAA
- a CDS encoding ArsC family reductase, with translation MIKVYGIKNCDTVKKALKWLTENGIAHQLHDYRTDGLPADFLPQAAEVFGWEALVNKRSTTWRNLDQAVKNNLDFVTALQVLTAQPTLIKRPIILQDGIALIGFNEEEYAKSLLP, from the coding sequence ATGATTAAAGTTTATGGTATTAAAAACTGCGATACGGTTAAAAAAGCCTTGAAATGGTTAACTGAAAACGGAATCGCTCACCAGCTCCACGATTACCGAACAGACGGCTTACCTGCAGATTTTCTGCCTCAAGCGGCAGAAGTTTTTGGCTGGGAAGCCTTGGTTAACAAACGTTCTACAACCTGGCGAAATCTCGATCAAGCGGTAAAAAATAATCTTGATTTTGTCACTGCTTTGCAAGTGCTTACCGCACAGCCAACACTGATTAAACGTCCGATTATTTTACAAGACGGGATTGCATTGATTGGATTTAATGAAGAAGAATATGCGAAATCGCTACTACCGTAG
- the proA gene encoding glutamate-5-semialdehyde dehydrogenase, translating to MQMLTLAQQAKTASVELAQFGSVQKNQALLTIAEQLEQRSAEILAANAKDIEFAKNQGISTAIIDRLLLNESRLQGIANDVRNVAKLADPVGQVIDGGVLNSGLKIERQRVPLGVILTIYEARPNVTIDVASLCLKTGNAVILRGGKETKFTNAVLVEVVQQALKTAGLPKLAVQAVTDPDRALLLELLKLDRYIDMVIPRGGAGLHQFCKENSTIPVIVGGIGVCHMFVEKSADQQKALELIANAKTQRPSTCNTLETLLVEKAIAVEFLPKLANRMKALGVTLHTDDLQKTEGIEPLDQARMRQEWLSLDLNVVVVDNLAKAVEHIREYGSQHSEAILTSDYQLARQFVAQVDAAVYINASTRFTDGGEFGLGAEVAVSTQKLHARGPMGLEALTTYKWVCEGDYLVRK from the coding sequence ATGCAAATGCTTACCCTCGCTCAACAAGCTAAAACCGCCAGTGTCGAACTTGCTCAATTCGGAAGCGTTCAAAAAAACCAAGCACTTCTTACCATTGCCGAACAATTGGAACAACGCTCGGCGGAAATCCTTGCCGCTAATGCCAAAGATATTGAATTTGCAAAAAATCAGGGAATTTCGACCGCTATCATCGACCGTTTGTTATTAAACGAAAGCCGTCTACAAGGTATTGCTAATGATGTGCGTAACGTGGCAAAGCTTGCTGATCCGGTTGGGCAAGTGATTGACGGTGGTGTGTTAAATTCAGGGCTGAAAATTGAACGTCAGCGTGTACCGCTCGGGGTTATTCTTACGATTTATGAAGCACGTCCGAACGTAACGATTGATGTCGCTTCTCTCTGTTTAAAAACCGGCAATGCGGTCATTTTACGTGGTGGCAAAGAAACCAAATTCACCAATGCGGTGTTAGTGGAAGTGGTGCAACAAGCGTTGAAAACTGCCGGTTTACCGAAACTGGCGGTTCAGGCGGTTACTGATCCGGATCGTGCTTTATTACTCGAATTATTAAAACTCGATCGTTACATTGATATGGTGATCCCTCGTGGCGGTGCCGGTTTGCATCAGTTCTGTAAAGAGAACTCGACCATTCCGGTCATTGTCGGTGGGATCGGTGTTTGTCATATGTTTGTCGAAAAAAGTGCCGACCAACAAAAAGCGTTAGAATTGATTGCCAATGCCAAAACGCAACGCCCAAGCACTTGTAACACGCTCGAAACCTTATTAGTTGAAAAAGCAATAGCGGTCGAATTTTTACCGAAACTTGCAAATCGTATGAAAGCATTAGGCGTGACATTACATACCGATGATTTGCAAAAAACTGAGGGAATTGAACCGCTTGATCAAGCAAGAATGCGTCAAGAATGGCTCTCGTTAGATTTAAATGTGGTGGTGGTCGATAACTTAGCTAAGGCGGTGGAACATATTCGTGAATACGGCTCGCAACATTCGGAAGCCATTCTGACTTCTGATTATCAACTGGCGCGTCAATTTGTCGCTCAAGTTGATGCGGCAGTCTATATCAATGCTAGCACCCGTTTTACTGACGGCGGTGAATTCGGTTTAGGGGCAGAAGTGGCAGTAAGTACCCAAAAACTGCACGCACGAGGTCCAATGGGCTTAGAGGCGCTCACCACCTACAAATGGGTCTGTGAAGGGGATTATTTGGTGAGAAAATAA
- the rluC gene encoding 23S rRNA pseudouridine(955/2504/2580) synthase RluC, translating into MTTEKVISASVQFFTISDDEAGQRLDNFLLAKLKGVPKSLIYRIVRKGEVRVNKGRIKPEYKLQENDVVRVPPVRVAEKNEAPISTKLNKVAELEQQILYEDEVMLVINKPSGIAVHGGSGLSFGVIEALRALRPQARFLELVHRIDRDTSGILLVAKKRSALRNLHEQLREKVVQKDYLALVRGQWQSHVKVIRAPLLKNELASGERIVKVSEEGKPSETRFAIEERYANATLVKASPVTGRTHQIRVHTQYAGHPIALDDKYGEAEFDSKMKAVGLHRLFLHAYSIRFEHPKTGEEMLITAPLDKTLKGVLAKLRTEK; encoded by the coding sequence ATGACCACAGAAAAAGTAATCAGTGCCAGCGTACAATTTTTCACAATTAGTGACGATGAAGCCGGACAACGTTTAGATAATTTCTTGCTCGCCAAATTGAAAGGCGTGCCGAAAAGTTTAATTTATCGCATTGTGCGTAAAGGCGAAGTGCGTGTGAATAAAGGCAGAATCAAACCGGAATACAAACTACAAGAGAACGATGTTGTACGTGTGCCGCCGGTGCGTGTCGCTGAGAAAAACGAAGCACCAATTTCCACTAAATTGAATAAAGTTGCCGAGTTAGAACAGCAAATTTTGTATGAAGACGAGGTGATGTTAGTGATTAACAAGCCGTCCGGAATTGCGGTTCACGGTGGGAGCGGATTGAGCTTCGGCGTGATTGAAGCATTGCGTGCATTACGCCCACAAGCAAGATTTTTAGAACTGGTTCATCGTATCGACCGTGATACGTCCGGCATTCTGCTCGTGGCGAAAAAGCGTTCCGCATTACGTAATTTACATGAGCAACTGCGTGAAAAAGTGGTACAAAAGGATTATCTCGCTTTAGTGCGTGGACAATGGCAATCGCACGTTAAAGTGATTAGAGCGCCATTGTTGAAAAATGAATTAGCAAGCGGTGAGCGTATTGTTAAAGTAAGCGAAGAAGGCAAACCGTCCGAAACCCGCTTTGCGATTGAAGAACGCTATGCCAATGCAACTTTAGTTAAGGCCTCACCGGTAACCGGTCGTACTCACCAAATTCGTGTACATACTCAATATGCCGGACATCCGATTGCTTTAGACGATAAATACGGCGAAGCGGAATTCGACAGTAAAATGAAAGCGGTCGGTTTACACCGTTTATTTTTACACGCCTATTCAATCCGTTTCGAACACCCGAAAACCGGCGAAGAAATGCTGATTACCGCCCCATTGGATAAAACCCTAAAAGGTGTATTGGCGAAGTTGAGAACAGAAAAATAG
- a CDS encoding class I SAM-dependent methyltransferase produces the protein MTIQLINESSNAEKFQQICDKWQLTHDQSSSLALVLTDERLELRKLDEPKLGAIAVNFVDGTMAYRRKFGGGRGEAVAKAVGIKGDYLPTVIDATAGLGRDAFVLAAIGCKVLLVERNPVVAALLEDGLTRAYADPEIGNFMQERMILSDVRNIAQLDTQQQTADVVYLDPMYPHKQKSALVKKEMRVFQHLVGADLDSDDFFVPAKSLARKRVVVKRPDYAPFLAEQKPDFSQTTKNHRFDVYLSHLKSE, from the coding sequence ATGACCATTCAACTTATCAATGAATCTTCAAATGCTGAGAAATTTCAGCAAATTTGTGACAAATGGCAACTCACTCATGATCAATCCTCTAGCTTGGCTTTAGTGTTGACTGACGAACGTTTAGAACTGCGTAAACTGGACGAACCGAAACTCGGTGCGATAGCAGTCAATTTTGTCGATGGTACGATGGCTTACCGCCGTAAATTCGGTGGCGGTCGAGGTGAAGCTGTGGCAAAAGCGGTAGGAATTAAAGGCGATTACTTACCCACAGTGATTGACGCAACCGCAGGACTGGGTAGAGATGCTTTTGTGCTAGCCGCTATCGGTTGCAAGGTACTATTAGTCGAACGAAATCCGGTTGTTGCGGCCCTCTTAGAAGACGGATTAACAAGAGCCTATGCCGATCCCGAAATCGGTAACTTTATGCAGGAGCGAATGATTTTGTCCGATGTCCGTAATATTGCTCAACTGGATACGCAACAACAAACTGCCGATGTGGTTTATTTAGATCCAATGTATCCACATAAACAAAAAAGTGCCTTAGTGAAAAAAGAAATGCGAGTATTCCAACATTTAGTCGGTGCTGATTTGGATTCAGATGATTTCTTTGTGCCGGCAAAATCACTGGCTCGTAAAAGAGTGGTGGTAAAACGTCCGGACTATGCGCCCTTTTTAGCGGAGCAAAAACCGGACTTTTCGCAAACTACGAAAAATCATCGTTTTGACGTTTATCTTTCTCATTTAAAATCTGAGTAA
- the dapE gene encoding succinyl-diaminopimelate desuccinylase has translation MKNTIIELAQNLIRRPSISPNDCGCQAEIAQRLEAVGFTLEWLPFGDTLNLWATHGSEDPCVVFAGHTDVVPVGDESQWQYPPFSAEIVNGTLYGRGATDMKGSLAALVIAETFVKNNPHHKGKIALLITSDEEAATKDGTVKVVETLMARQEAVHYAVVGEPSSGKVLGDVIKNGRRGSITANLYIEGIQGHVAYPHLAENPVHTALSFLTELTTYQWDNGNEFFPPTSLQIANIKAGTGSNNVIPGELYVQFNLRYCTEVTDEIIKNKVAEMLNKHALKHRIEWNLSGKPFLAGNGKLVKAAVHAVENVIKITPRLDTSGGTSDGRFIALMGAEVVEFGPLNATIHKVNECVSVDDLGKCGEVYYQILENLLNGE, from the coding sequence ATGAAAAACACAATTATTGAACTTGCTCAAAACTTAATCCGCCGCCCGTCAATTAGCCCGAATGATTGTGGCTGTCAGGCAGAAATCGCTCAACGCTTAGAAGCGGTGGGATTTACTCTCGAATGGCTACCATTCGGCGATACGCTAAATTTATGGGCAACCCACGGTTCAGAAGATCCTTGTGTGGTATTTGCCGGACATACCGATGTTGTACCGGTAGGCGATGAATCACAATGGCAATATCCACCGTTTTCCGCCGAAATTGTGAACGGTACACTTTATGGTCGAGGTGCGACTGATATGAAAGGTTCTCTTGCCGCACTCGTGATTGCCGAAACTTTTGTGAAAAATAATCCACATCATAAAGGTAAAATTGCGTTACTGATTACTTCCGATGAAGAAGCGGCGACCAAAGATGGCACGGTAAAAGTTGTTGAAACGCTTATGGCTCGTCAAGAAGCAGTCCATTATGCTGTCGTGGGCGAACCTTCCAGCGGTAAAGTGTTGGGCGATGTAATTAAAAACGGTAGACGTGGCTCTATAACTGCCAATCTCTATATTGAAGGGATTCAAGGACACGTTGCTTATCCGCATTTAGCTGAAAATCCGGTGCATACCGCATTGAGTTTCTTAACCGAATTAACCACATATCAATGGGATAACGGTAACGAGTTTTTCCCACCGACAAGTTTGCAAATTGCCAATATTAAGGCTGGAACCGGCAGTAATAATGTCATTCCGGGCGAATTATATGTGCAATTTAATTTACGTTATTGCACAGAAGTCACTGACGAAATCATTAAAAATAAAGTGGCGGAAATGCTGAATAAACACGCTTTAAAACACCGTATTGAATGGAATTTATCTGGTAAACCGTTTTTAGCCGGCAATGGTAAATTAGTCAAAGCGGCGGTACATGCAGTTGAAAATGTCATAAAAATTACCCCTCGATTAGATACGAGCGGAGGAACGTCAGACGGACGTTTTATTGCCTTAATGGGAGCTGAAGTGGTTGAGTTCGGACCGTTAAATGCGACTATTCATAAAGTGAATGAATGTGTTAGCGTGGACGATCTTGGTAAATGTGGCGAAGTGTATTACCAAATTCTGGAAAATTTACTGAATGGCGAATAG
- a CDS encoding M15 family metallopeptidase: MQNLTDILTGKTREHLVPLPNPLSDKHFLQAEVVDAFLALQQAAKDAGFNLQPASTYRDFERQMLIWNAKFNGERKVHDDNGCAIDMSKLDDLQKIQAMMRWSAVPGSSRHHWGTEIDIFDPNLLPEGQHLQLEPWEYQTGGYFASLTEWLHHNAECFGFYFPFDGIHNAKVGYEPWHISYRPVSAEYEKQFNHQILQKSWQNEPLAGKACLLEYFNQLFG, encoded by the coding sequence ATGCAAAATCTAACCGATATTCTCACCGGTAAAACACGTGAACACCTTGTGCCGTTGCCAAATCCATTATCGGATAAACATTTTTTGCAAGCTGAGGTGGTTGATGCCTTTCTTGCATTGCAACAGGCGGCAAAAGATGCCGGTTTTAATTTACAGCCTGCTAGCACTTATCGTGATTTTGAACGCCAAATGCTGATTTGGAACGCTAAATTTAATGGCGAACGCAAAGTTCATGATGATAACGGTTGTGCGATTGATATGAGTAAATTGGACGATTTGCAGAAAATTCAAGCAATGATGCGTTGGTCAGCAGTACCGGGATCTAGCCGTCATCATTGGGGAACGGAAATTGATATTTTTGATCCTAATTTACTGCCGGAAGGACAACATTTACAGCTTGAACCTTGGGAATATCAAACCGGTGGTTATTTCGCATCATTAACCGAATGGCTACATCACAATGCCGAGTGTTTCGGTTTTTATTTTCCGTTTGATGGTATTCATAATGCGAAAGTTGGTTATGAGCCTTGGCATATCAGTTATCGTCCGGTATCTGCTGAATATGAAAAGCAATTCAATCACCAGATTTTGCAAAAATCGTGGCAAAATGAACCGCTTGCCGGCAAAGCCTGTTTACTTGAGTATTTTAACCAACTATTTGGTTGA
- a CDS encoding esterase family protein yields MHFERRNHWSGKLGREMHFNVYGHAGKPVIVFPSSGGNQNEYGNFGMIEACREFIDRGLIKFYTPDSYDSESWLALHKSGHDMALAHNAYDRYIVHELVPLIRHEANWNGTMIATGRSMGAFHSVNFALRHPDLFDTTIALSGVYDARFFTGEFYGDPTVYFNSSIDSLWGQNDDWFLNRYRQNHFIIAVGQGAWEEQHVEDTRRLQEAFNAKNIPAWFDYWGHDVEHDWPSWRKMMSYFLAKLAEQHII; encoded by the coding sequence ATGCATTTTGAAAGAAGAAATCATTGGAGTGGTAAATTAGGTCGTGAAATGCACTTTAATGTGTACGGTCATGCCGGTAAACCGGTAATAGTGTTTCCTTCCTCGGGAGGTAATCAAAACGAATACGGTAACTTCGGTATGATTGAGGCTTGCCGTGAATTTATTGATCGTGGTTTAATCAAATTTTACACACCAGATTCTTATGATAGCGAATCGTGGTTGGCATTACATAAATCTGGCCACGATATGGCGTTGGCACATAACGCTTACGACCGTTATATTGTCCACGAATTAGTGCCGTTAATTCGCCACGAAGCAAATTGGAACGGTACGATGATCGCCACCGGTCGCAGTATGGGCGCATTCCATTCGGTCAATTTTGCACTTCGTCACCCAGATCTGTTTGATACTACGATTGCACTGAGTGGCGTTTATGATGCTCGTTTCTTTACCGGTGAATTTTATGGCGATCCAACGGTATATTTTAATTCGTCTATTGATTCGCTTTGGGGACAAAATGATGATTGGTTCTTAAATCGTTACCGTCAAAATCATTTTATTATTGCGGTCGGACAAGGTGCTTGGGAAGAACAACACGTGGAAGACACTCGCCGTTTACAAGAAGCGTTTAATGCGAAAAACATTCCGGCTTGGTTCGATTATTGGGGACATGACGTTGAACACGACTGGCCGTCATGGCGTAAAATGATGTCATATTTCTTAGCTAAATTAGCGGAACAACATATTATCTAG
- a CDS encoding ATP-grasp domain-containing protein: MSKQLNFVMISPHFPTNFETFAVRMKEKGINTLGIADTPYEQLSDTLKAHLTEYYRVDNMEDYDQVYRAVGYFAHKYGRIDRIESHNEYWLELDAKLRTDFNVFGYKNEDMLIIKTKAQMKEVFRKAGLKVAKGRVFKDEQDARKLAKELKFPVIIKPNSGVGASDTYKVRNESQLNDFFAVQNPQVEYIMEEFIDGDIVTFDGLTDHEGNIVFYSSLEYSEAVLDTVEKDGDMFYYVPREISPKLVELGKICVEAFKVRERFFHFEFFRVKKTGELLPLEINCRPPGGLTIDMWNYANDFDVFREYANIVTENQFYADITHPWNVVYISRKANQNYLNSIEDVCHKYADNIISVQTVPGVFAKIMGEHGILVRTETMEQLREIVRFAQQKQ, translated from the coding sequence ATGTCAAAACAACTCAACTTTGTGATGATTTCGCCGCATTTTCCGACTAATTTCGAGACGTTTGCCGTCCGAATGAAGGAAAAAGGCATTAATACGTTAGGTATCGCCGACACGCCTTATGAGCAACTCAGCGATACATTAAAAGCACATTTAACCGAATATTATCGTGTGGATAATATGGAAGATTACGATCAGGTTTATCGTGCGGTGGGTTATTTCGCCCATAAATATGGGCGTATTGATCGTATCGAATCACACAATGAATACTGGCTTGAACTGGATGCTAAATTGCGTACTGATTTCAATGTGTTCGGTTATAAAAACGAGGATATGCTCATAATTAAAACCAAAGCACAAATGAAAGAAGTGTTTCGCAAAGCCGGTTTAAAAGTGGCGAAAGGTCGTGTTTTTAAAGACGAGCAGGACGCACGTAAATTAGCAAAAGAGTTAAAATTCCCTGTCATTATTAAGCCGAACTCCGGTGTTGGTGCATCAGATACTTATAAAGTACGTAACGAAAGCCAATTAAACGACTTTTTCGCCGTGCAGAATCCGCAAGTCGAATATATTATGGAAGAATTTATTGATGGCGATATCGTGACCTTTGACGGTTTAACCGATCACGAAGGTAATATCGTGTTCTATTCCAGCCTTGAATATTCCGAAGCAGTTTTAGATACGGTAGAAAAAGACGGTGATATGTTTTATTACGTACCACGTGAAATTTCACCGAAATTAGTCGAATTAGGCAAAATTTGTGTTGAAGCCTTTAAAGTGCGTGAACGTTTCTTCCACTTTGAATTTTTCCGTGTGAAAAAAACCGGCGAATTATTACCGCTTGAAATCAACTGCCGTCCACCGGGTGGTTTAACCATCGATATGTGGAACTATGCGAACGATTTTGATGTGTTCCGAGAATATGCCAATATCGTGACGGAAAACCAATTCTATGCAGATATTACCCATCCGTGGAATGTCGTATATATCTCACGTAAAGCGAACCAAAATTATCTGAACAGCATTGAAGACGTTTGCCATAAATATGCCGACAATATTATCAGCGTACAAACCGTACCGGGCGTGTTTGCCAAAATTATGGGCGAACACGGCATTTTAGTCCGTACCGAAACCATGGAACAATTACGTGAAATTGTCCGTTTTGCACAACAAAAACAGTAA
- a CDS encoding SPOR domain-containing protein — protein MPQRDYATRSNKNKGINKSLILGIIIFLLLAGGISLWVLKENAPTPIIPATQQHQPVQPQGPALPSRPEEVYSYIRDLETREVLIDNSQKSQEKLAQLSAEQKQQLEAKLKQEEEARLVAEKQATQPSETVVAQAPVAETVTTAPSTQPAVVALTPEELVAKKAEEQQKATKFAEEKRKQAELKKQQELAKQDKIPAETAKPIEVTSTEQQAKLAAEKAKTKKAEQTKIIATAAKPSDKPAVQAGKFGLQCGAFKNKAQAENMQARLAMAGFNARISSNSDWNRVFVGPVGDRAASTAQSNARSVAECVIISM, from the coding sequence GTGCCGCAACGTGATTATGCGACCCGTTCAAATAAAAACAAGGGCATAAATAAATCTCTTATTTTAGGAATAATTATTTTCCTATTATTAGCAGGTGGAATCAGTTTATGGGTATTAAAAGAAAATGCTCCTACACCAATCATTCCTGCTACTCAACAACATCAACCGGTTCAACCTCAAGGCCCTGCTTTGCCAAGCCGCCCAGAAGAAGTGTATAGCTATATCCGTGATTTAGAGACTCGTGAAGTGTTAATCGATAATAGTCAAAAATCACAAGAAAAATTGGCTCAACTTTCTGCAGAACAAAAACAGCAACTCGAAGCAAAATTAAAGCAAGAAGAGGAAGCTCGATTAGTCGCAGAAAAACAGGCAACACAGCCATCAGAAACAGTAGTAGCTCAAGCACCGGTTGCTGAAACAGTAACAACGGCACCATCGACACAACCTGCTGTTGTTGCATTAACGCCTGAAGAATTAGTCGCTAAAAAAGCGGAAGAACAACAAAAAGCGACAAAATTCGCTGAAGAAAAACGTAAACAGGCAGAATTGAAGAAACAGCAAGAACTTGCTAAGCAGGATAAAATACCTGCTGAAACAGCTAAACCTATAGAAGTAACTAGTACGGAGCAACAAGCAAAACTGGCGGCAGAAAAAGCTAAAACTAAAAAAGCCGAACAAACAAAAATTATCGCAACAGCCGCAAAACCATCAGATAAACCCGCAGTACAAGCAGGCAAATTCGGTTTACAATGTGGTGCATTTAAAAATAAAGCACAAGCTGAAAATATGCAGGCACGTTTAGCGATGGCTGGATTTAATGCACGAATCAGCTCAAACTCCGATTGGAATCGTGTATTCGTCGGCCCAGTCGGCGATAGAGCGGCTTCAACGGCACAATCTAATGCACGTAGCGTTGCTGAATGTGTGATTATTTCAATGTAA
- the folP gene encoding dihydropteroate synthase — MQIHFKNYQKKDRLLDLTQPKIMGILNFTPDSFSDSGKFFTLDKALFQVERMLSEGADIIDIGGESTRPNAELVTLEQELERVVPLVEAVRKRFDCLISIDSSKAEVFKQSAEAGADILNDIRALTEPNALDTAVDLGLPVCLMHMQGNPQNMQQNPEYDDVLEEVADFLNQRIFECITAGIPKEHIILDPGFGFGKSVQHNFTLLKHLKAFSDAGFPVLAGLSRKSMLGAVTGKPVEQRVTASVVGALIAVQNGAKIIRVHDVAETADMLKVWRATVEA, encoded by the coding sequence ATGCAAATTCATTTCAAAAATTATCAAAAAAAAGACCGATTGTTAGATTTAACTCAGCCGAAAATCATGGGGATTTTAAACTTCACGCCCGATTCTTTTTCCGATTCAGGTAAATTTTTCACCTTAGATAAAGCGTTATTTCAAGTGGAAAGAATGTTGAGCGAAGGGGCGGATATTATTGATATCGGCGGTGAATCAACCCGACCTAATGCGGAACTTGTGACATTGGAACAAGAGTTAGAACGTGTTGTACCCTTGGTTGAAGCTGTACGTAAACGTTTCGATTGTTTGATTTCCATTGACAGCTCAAAAGCGGAAGTGTTTAAACAGTCCGCAGAAGCGGGAGCCGATATTCTGAATGATATTCGAGCTTTAACCGAACCGAATGCGTTAGATACTGCGGTTGACTTAGGTTTGCCGGTTTGTTTAATGCATATGCAAGGTAATCCGCAAAATATGCAACAAAATCCTGAATATGATGATGTATTGGAAGAAGTGGCGGATTTTCTCAATCAACGCATTTTTGAATGTATCACGGCAGGGATTCCAAAAGAACATATTATCCTCGATCCCGGTTTTGGCTTCGGAAAAAGTGTACAGCATAACTTTACACTACTTAAACATTTAAAAGCCTTTTCGGATGCTGGTTTTCCAGTGCTTGCCGGTTTATCTCGTAAATCAATGCTCGGTGCAGTCACCGGTAAACCGGTTGAGCAACGCGTGACAGCTTCAGTCGTCGGTGCATTGATTGCTGTACAAAATGGAGCGAAAATTATTCGGGTACACGATGTTGCAGAAACCGCTGATATGTTAAAAGTTTGGCGGGCAACTGTTGAAGCATAA
- a CDS encoding mechanosensitive ion channel family protein has translation MSAEKTAETAQHIDVVTETTKVIDKVSTMDMQTLLNDWVIPYGTKVLLAVVIFIVGKFFARLISKLLGKAALASTKDEMLQSFVSSISYFLLLLIVVIASLSQLGINTSSLVALIGAAGLAIGLSLQNSLQNFAAGVMLLIFKPFRKGDLIETGGMTGTVEQMGLLVLELRTGDNKTVLIPNGKVFSDSIVNYSDNETRRIDFTFDIAYESNLKEAKDIVTRILENDALVLKDPEFVVAVGALSANSVQLVVRPWVKTADYWAAYWGITETVKLEFDKAGIEIPYNQMNLHLADNKSIAIEQK, from the coding sequence ATGTCAGCAGAAAAAACCGCTGAAACAGCACAACATATTGATGTTGTTACTGAAACAACGAAAGTGATTGATAAAGTAAGCACTATGGATATGCAAACTTTATTAAACGATTGGGTTATCCCATACGGAACAAAGGTATTATTAGCCGTTGTTATTTTTATTGTCGGTAAATTCTTCGCTCGTTTAATCAGTAAGTTATTAGGCAAAGCGGCTTTAGCTTCAACTAAAGACGAAATGTTACAAAGCTTTGTTAGCTCAATCAGCTATTTCTTATTGTTATTAATTGTAGTGATTGCATCACTTTCACAATTAGGCATTAACACCAGTTCATTAGTGGCATTAATCGGTGCGGCAGGTTTAGCAATTGGTCTATCACTGCAAAACTCATTACAAAACTTTGCGGCAGGCGTGATGTTATTAATCTTCAAACCGTTCCGTAAAGGCGATTTAATCGAAACCGGCGGAATGACTGGTACAGTTGAGCAAATGGGCTTATTAGTATTAGAACTGCGTACCGGCGATAATAAAACCGTATTAATTCCAAATGGTAAAGTATTCTCGGATAGCATAGTGAATTATTCGGATAATGAAACTCGCCGTATTGATTTTACGTTTGATATTGCCTATGAATCAAACTTAAAAGAGGCGAAGGATATTGTGACGCGTATTTTAGAGAATGATGCGTTAGTTTTAAAAGATCCGGAATTTGTGGTGGCAGTCGGTGCTTTATCGGCAAATAGCGTACAACTTGTGGTGCGTCCTTGGGTAAAAACAGCAGATTACTGGGCGGCATACTGGGGCATTACCGAAACGGTAAAACTTGAGTTTGATAAAGCAGGTATTGAGATTCCATATAATCAAATGAATTTACATCTTGCAGATAACAAAAGTATTGCGATTGAACAGAAATAA